From the Garra rufa chromosome 23, GarRuf1.0, whole genome shotgun sequence genome, the window CACCCTCAATTCCACAGCAGCATTTTCTTCGTAATCAATATTACCTTTTACAGTTATAAGTCCGCTATCGGGGTTAATCGAAAATAAATCTGATGCTTTGCTAGTTCCTTGCTTAACTATAGAAAATATGATTTCACTATTTATTCCCTCATCTAAATCAGAAGCGGAAAGGGAGATGATTTGGGATCCCAAAGCAATATTTTCGTTCACTTTCACTTTGTAAAGAGATTTGCTAAAAACTGGAGAGTTGTCGTTAACATCCAAAACATTGACGATTATTTCTAATGTTCCAGACAATGCAGGTTTTCCTCCATCAACAGCAGTCAGTGTTAGATGAATGACAGGTTGCTTTTCTCAGAACTAGTTCGACAGTGACACTCTGTTCTACGTTCTGCACATCCAGAGAAAAGTACTCGTTGGGACTAAGCTTGTAGGTTTTAACCGCATTGTTGCCTGAATCCGGATCTTCAGCCAAAGGAAGAGAAAATTTCTCTCCAGGAGAAGAGACTTCTGTTATATTCAGTATCTGACTGCTAATCGCAAACGACGGTGCGTTGTCGTTGATGtcaattatatttatttctattcTATACAGGCTCAATGGATTATGGGCCATTGCTTCTAAGAGCATCGTGCATTTCTGATCAGTAGAGCAGAGAGATTCGCGATCAAT encodes:
- the LOC141298977 gene encoding protocadherin alpha-13, translating into MNQYVGSIWTAILLSYCWTLSSGQIAYSVSEEVNVGTVVGNIAKDLHINVQELEPRMFQIVYGTNKRYFGVNLKTGTLFVNNRIDRESLCSTDQKCTMLLEAMAHNPLSLYRIEINIIDINDNAPSFAISSQILNITEVSSPGEKFSLPLAEDPDSGNNAVKTYKLSPNEYFSLDVQNVEQSVTVELVLRKATCHSSNTDCC